A genomic region of Alicyclobacillus sp. SO9 contains the following coding sequences:
- a CDS encoding DUF1294 domain-containing protein: MVEIVLIYGLIINIIGMYVMYDDKQRAKRRAYRISEKTLWIISIIGGAVGATIGMHRFRHKTQHLAFRIGFPLLSIIDIVILFFILFH, from the coding sequence ATGGTGGAAATTGTGTTGATTTACGGACTCATAATAAATATCATCGGAATGTACGTCATGTATGACGATAAACAGCGGGCCAAACGTCGTGCATATCGAATCTCGGAGAAAACCCTGTGGATAATCTCTATCATTGGGGGGGCTGTTGGTGCCACAATCGGCATGCATCGTTTCCGACATAAAACTCAACATTTAGCATTTCGCATTGGATTTCCTCTGCTCTCGATAATAGATATTGTAATACTGTTTTTCATTCTGTTTCATTAA
- a CDS encoding response regulator, with amino-acid sequence MIRAIVVDDEPLAVQKLVNLLHATSVVEVVGTFVYPADLIAAIPSIEADVFFLDIEMPETDGLALADHVFSLVPGAQIVFVTAYDQYAIEAFELNALDYLLKPVRRERLQKTVGRITIGQKSHAKTERIKVICLGGFKVLNDTNAARNFRWRTSKAQELFAFLVHCRGQAVSRQAILDSVWSHLDGDRAVTHFHTTLYYLRKNLHDAGYDALVHHENGMYWMDIDGIECDYYETDQLMLETVDKNRRMEVSKKLLNLYKGGYLERTGWSWAEPTRHELEIRCVSFSILLYETFVEEGDIPAAIQMLQGILSVVPLNEELFEKLIHAYMLIDDIPSATKQYQVLRQRLQEEYGIDPSDSLNRLFD; translated from the coding sequence ATGATACGCGCGATAGTCGTTGATGACGAGCCACTGGCCGTTCAGAAGCTCGTGAATTTGCTGCATGCGACGAGTGTTGTAGAGGTCGTTGGTACATTTGTCTATCCGGCAGACCTGATTGCAGCAATCCCATCGATAGAGGCGGATGTGTTCTTTCTGGATATTGAAATGCCTGAGACAGACGGACTTGCATTAGCCGATCACGTTTTCAGCCTGGTTCCCGGAGCCCAGATTGTCTTTGTCACGGCTTATGACCAGTATGCGATTGAAGCTTTTGAACTCAATGCGCTCGACTATTTGCTGAAGCCTGTGAGACGAGAACGGCTTCAAAAAACCGTAGGCAGGATTACAATCGGTCAGAAAAGTCACGCGAAGACAGAGCGCATCAAAGTCATCTGTTTGGGCGGATTCAAAGTATTGAACGATACGAATGCTGCTAGAAACTTTAGATGGCGTACGTCTAAAGCTCAAGAATTGTTTGCCTTTTTGGTTCATTGCCGCGGGCAGGCGGTAAGCCGTCAAGCCATTTTAGACAGTGTCTGGAGTCATTTAGACGGGGACAGAGCGGTCACTCATTTTCATACCACATTGTATTATCTGAGGAAGAACCTCCACGATGCCGGATATGATGCTTTGGTTCATCATGAAAACGGAATGTACTGGATGGACATTGATGGTATCGAGTGTGACTACTACGAAACTGACCAGTTAATGCTAGAGACAGTCGATAAAAATCGTCGCATGGAAGTTTCGAAGAAGCTTCTCAACCTGTACAAGGGAGGGTATCTCGAGCGAACTGGTTGGTCCTGGGCAGAACCAACCAGACATGAGCTTGAGATAAGATGTGTTTCGTTCTCCATTCTGCTTTACGAGACCTTTGTAGAAGAAGGTGACATTCCCGCAGCCATTCAGATGTTGCAGGGCATTCTTAGTGTCGTTCCTTTAAATGAAGAGCTTTTTGAAAAACTAATTCATGCTTATATGCTTATCGATGACATCCCTTCAGCAACAAAGCAGTACCAAGTGTTGCGACAGCGGCTTCAGGAAGAATACGGTATAGACCCATCTGACAGCCTAAACAGACTGTTCGATTGA
- a CDS encoding cold-shock protein: MNQGTVKWFNSEKGFGFIEVEGGEDVFVHFSAIQGDGYKTLEENQRVTFDIVQGPKGPQAANVE, from the coding sequence ATGAATCAAGGTACAGTAAAGTGGTTTAATTCAGAAAAAGGTTTTGGTTTCATCGAGGTTGAAGGCGGAGAAGATGTATTTGTACACTTCAGCGCAATCCAGGGAGATGGCTATAAGACTCTTGAAGAAAATCAACGTGTAACGTTTGATATCGTTCAAGGTCCGAAAGGTCCTCAAGCTGCAAACGTGGAATAA
- a CDS encoding mechanosensitive ion channel family protein codes for MMINWAQISGHFALSIGAAIVILVIALIVNAIVKRIIAGAVKHSHKLNQASSQRIRTIQTILTSIVSYVILFIAVTAILRKFGVPTSAILTSAGVAGLAIGFGAQGLVSDVVTGFFILLEGQVDIEEYVTVAGYSGIVEEFTLRLMKIRGFNGDLHYVPNRQVSSLTNHSRGNMQALVDLSISYESNIDDAINVLQRKCDEIAAATPDIIEGPNVVGVQNLGSSDITLRIIAKTVNLQQWAVERILRKALKEALDEAAIEIPYPHTTIIQKQSSGR; via the coding sequence ATGATGATTAACTGGGCACAAATATCTGGACACTTCGCACTCTCAATCGGTGCGGCCATTGTAATTTTAGTCATCGCTTTAATTGTGAACGCCATTGTAAAGAGAATCATTGCCGGCGCGGTTAAACACAGTCACAAACTAAACCAAGCGAGCTCGCAAAGAATTCGCACGATACAGACAATCCTGACAAGTATCGTTTCATATGTAATTTTATTCATTGCCGTGACAGCAATTCTTCGGAAGTTTGGAGTTCCTACTTCCGCAATTTTAACGAGTGCAGGGGTAGCTGGCCTTGCGATTGGGTTTGGTGCGCAAGGTCTCGTCAGCGATGTTGTCACAGGCTTCTTTATTCTCCTAGAAGGACAAGTGGACATTGAGGAATATGTGACGGTTGCGGGATACTCTGGAATTGTAGAAGAATTTACCCTTCGCCTCATGAAGATCCGCGGTTTCAACGGAGACCTGCACTATGTACCGAATCGGCAAGTCAGTTCTCTGACAAACCATTCTCGCGGAAACATGCAGGCCCTTGTTGACCTGAGCATATCGTACGAATCCAATATTGATGACGCAATTAACGTGTTGCAACGAAAGTGCGATGAGATTGCGGCAGCCACACCAGACATTATTGAAGGTCCTAACGTAGTCGGTGTGCAAAATCTAGGATCATCAGACATAACGCTGCGCATTATAGCCAAGACAGTCAACCTGCAGCAATGGGCAGTAGAAAGAATCCTGCGCAAAGCCCTAAAGGAAGCACTAGACGAAGCCGCAATTGAAATCCCGTATCCTCATACAACTATCATCCAAAAGCAGTCTTCAGGTAGATAG
- a CDS encoding putative Ig domain-containing protein, which yields MFVGKRQGKRREIPSKRKRLRKSLTAFIVVTPLSLMQMQNTHVLAATTGSWVNITNGGSFDVPWGIAEDSTGDLFVANFYNGKILERKSGSTTWTTIPNGVVTSPAGMAIDSAGDVFITQQSDNTILERKSGSTKWINITDGGTFSSPTGIAVDSTGDLFVTNYNNSRVMERKSGTSTWVTLPNGGAFYSPFKIAVDTAGDLFVTNQGTGLGSVLELKSGSTTWTPLPNDTTVNWAAGVAVDNKGDVFVAADKYIFALKHGSSQWDISSGPFVKPTAIAVDSANNLFVTDQNQNKIYQETSAILPSVPAQPTHSSITQSGWTESWSAVSGATSYNVYVNGTKVNSSPVTGTSYDVSGQKPDTMYRVTIEAVNGAWVSPQSTADRVTTLSSTPSVPGAPTGIYHSNVTESGWTESWSAASGAASYNVYVNGTKVNSSPVTGTSYDVSGEQAGTSYKVTVAAVNAGGQSAQSTTDTVGTIGALSVSTGPSLSSVLQGAEYSQVIQATGGLSPYTFAVTSGSLPKGLTLESNGHLVGKPLTNGSYDFTVQVTDKEGNTATEKMSLYVIPAAPAGILPTVDTIQVVGNHGGVLTTNSGSTKATLVVAGGTFANPLQMDVTSGSIPGGLIPNHQKFITAYGVNFDAQADAPSKPMTFTILNSGITPQSTVYKILNGKLVPVSAVVTQGKAVMTFTTDPAFVVMQPQSKAVAVPEATKPVTGFGARPWGMGGLLSILTGGILLWWQRKKHREESHLGSHCE from the coding sequence ATGTTCGTGGGAAAACGCCAGGGTAAACGAAGAGAGATACCGTCAAAACGGAAACGTTTGAGAAAGTCACTGACTGCCTTCATCGTTGTGACACCGCTATCTCTAATGCAAATGCAAAATACTCATGTCTTGGCAGCGACCACAGGGAGTTGGGTGAATATCACCAACGGCGGATCGTTTGATGTACCGTGGGGGATTGCCGAGGACAGTACTGGGGATTTATTTGTAGCCAATTTCTACAATGGTAAGATACTTGAGAGGAAAAGCGGAAGTACGACGTGGACAACCATCCCTAATGGAGTTGTTACAAGTCCGGCCGGAATGGCGATAGACAGCGCCGGTGATGTCTTTATAACACAGCAGAGCGACAACACAATACTGGAGAGAAAGAGCGGAAGCACAAAGTGGATTAACATCACAGATGGAGGCACCTTTAGTTCACCCACCGGCATTGCTGTAGATAGTACGGGCGACTTGTTTGTGACGAACTACAATAATAGCCGAGTTATGGAACGTAAGAGCGGCACTTCAACATGGGTCACACTTCCAAATGGTGGAGCATTCTATTCCCCGTTTAAAATTGCAGTTGACACTGCTGGTGATTTGTTCGTTACCAATCAGGGTACTGGACTTGGTTCTGTCTTGGAACTCAAGAGCGGAAGCACTACTTGGACACCCCTTCCAAACGATACAACGGTGAACTGGGCGGCAGGCGTTGCGGTAGACAATAAGGGTGATGTATTTGTAGCAGCTGACAAATACATATTTGCCCTAAAACACGGGAGCAGCCAGTGGGACATTTCTAGCGGGCCATTTGTAAAACCGACAGCGATTGCTGTTGACAGTGCGAATAATCTATTCGTAACTGATCAGAACCAAAACAAAATTTATCAAGAAACAAGTGCCATTCTACCGAGCGTACCGGCGCAGCCCACCCATAGCAGTATTACGCAAAGCGGTTGGACAGAGTCGTGGAGTGCTGTCAGTGGAGCCACAAGTTATAACGTATACGTGAATGGAACGAAGGTGAACTCGAGTCCGGTCACCGGGACAAGTTATGACGTGAGTGGTCAGAAACCAGATACGATGTACAGAGTTACGATAGAGGCAGTGAACGGAGCCTGGGTAAGTCCCCAGTCCACGGCGGACCGTGTGACGACTCTTAGCAGTACGCCTAGTGTCCCTGGTGCTCCAACCGGTATTTATCACAGCAATGTCACAGAGAGCGGTTGGACGGAGTCGTGGAGTGCTGCCAGTGGAGCCGCAAGTTATAACGTATACGTGAATGGGACGAAGGTGAACTCGAGTCCAGTCACTGGAACAAGTTATGACGTCAGCGGAGAGCAAGCCGGTACGAGTTACAAAGTGACGGTGGCAGCGGTCAATGCAGGCGGGCAGAGCGCCCAGTCTACGACCGATACGGTTGGAACGATAGGTGCCCTATCCGTATCCACAGGTCCTTCGCTTTCCAGTGTCCTGCAGGGGGCTGAATACAGTCAAGTTATACAGGCTACGGGAGGATTGTCTCCCTACACGTTTGCCGTTACCAGCGGATCTTTGCCGAAGGGGCTGACACTTGAATCGAATGGACATCTGGTTGGAAAGCCGCTGACAAATGGTAGTTATGATTTTACTGTACAAGTGACCGATAAAGAAGGAAACACAGCTACAGAAAAAATGAGTTTGTACGTCATTCCGGCAGCTCCGGCAGGGATTCTTCCCACTGTGGATACCATACAAGTGGTAGGTAACCACGGTGGAGTTTTGACTACGAACAGCGGCAGCACAAAGGCCACTTTGGTGGTAGCTGGGGGAACTTTTGCGAATCCGCTGCAAATGGATGTCACCAGTGGCAGCATACCGGGTGGTCTGATTCCCAACCATCAAAAGTTTATCACGGCATATGGGGTGAACTTTGATGCACAGGCTGATGCTCCGTCTAAACCGATGACATTCACCATACTGAATTCGGGGATTACGCCACAGTCGACTGTGTACAAGATTTTGAACGGAAAGCTTGTTCCGGTGAGTGCTGTGGTGACGCAGGGAAAGGCGGTCATGACGTTTACAACGGACCCGGCATTTGTGGTCATGCAGCCACAGTCCAAAGCGGTTGCGGTTCCTGAAGCGACAAAACCCGTGACAGGTTTCGGGGCTCGTCCCTGGGGAATGGGCGGATTGCTAAGCATCTTGACCGGCGGAATCTTGCTCTGGTGGCAGCGGAAAAAACATAGAGAAGAGAGTCATTTGGGTAGTCATTGTGAATGA
- a CDS encoding fatty acid desaturase, with product MSINVYHLFDEKKEEMTTINLRDDPNHWKNDFEAHQNPSLKRSYWQLINTIVPFVLLWFGAYFSFSISIWLTLFLTIPAAGFLVRTFIIFHDCGHHSFFKSSKANSIVGILTGLLTFFPYNQWKYEHSVHHAGNGNLNRRGLGDIMTLTVDEYMKLPRVRQLLYRLYRNPVVMFGLGPIFLVLIKYRFNRKGAGRKERFNTHLTTVILLAMVTLGGYTLGWERLLFVEGPILYLSGMAGIWLFYVQHQFEDSYFEKADKWDYVTAALEGSSYYKLPKVLQWMTGNIGFHHIHHLGPRIPNYNLQHIYDQTAYLREVSTVGLFSSFRSLRFRLWDEDKKKFIGFKGMVKQK from the coding sequence ATGTCTATCAACGTGTATCATCTTTTCGATGAAAAGAAAGAGGAGATGACGACAATCAACCTGAGGGATGACCCCAATCACTGGAAGAATGATTTTGAGGCCCATCAAAATCCCAGTCTTAAGAGAAGCTACTGGCAGCTAATCAATACGATAGTGCCTTTTGTATTATTGTGGTTCGGAGCGTACTTCTCTTTCTCCATATCAATCTGGTTGACACTTTTTCTTACAATACCTGCTGCAGGATTTTTAGTTCGAACGTTTATTATATTCCACGACTGTGGCCACCACTCTTTCTTTAAGAGCTCAAAGGCAAACAGTATTGTGGGTATCCTAACGGGACTGCTCACTTTCTTTCCATACAACCAATGGAAATATGAACACAGTGTTCATCACGCAGGGAACGGAAACTTAAATCGCCGCGGACTCGGAGACATTATGACTCTGACTGTGGATGAATATATGAAGTTACCTCGCGTTCGGCAACTGCTCTACCGTCTCTATCGCAATCCAGTTGTCATGTTTGGCTTGGGCCCCATCTTTCTTGTGCTCATTAAATACCGCTTTAACAGAAAAGGGGCAGGACGAAAAGAACGGTTCAATACGCACCTCACTACAGTAATTCTCCTGGCGATGGTGACTCTCGGCGGTTATACACTGGGATGGGAAAGACTACTGTTCGTTGAAGGGCCAATACTTTATCTGTCAGGGATGGCAGGGATTTGGCTGTTTTACGTACAACATCAATTTGAAGACAGTTACTTCGAAAAGGCTGACAAGTGGGACTATGTTACGGCAGCCCTTGAAGGCAGTTCCTATTACAAATTGCCTAAAGTCTTGCAATGGATGACTGGGAATATCGGCTTTCATCACATTCACCACCTTGGTCCCAGAATACCGAATTATAACCTGCAGCACATCTATGACCAGACTGCCTATCTGCGGGAGGTTTCCACTGTTGGTTTATTCTCAAGCTTTCGTTCCCTGCGTTTTCGGCTGTGGGACGAAGATAAGAAGAAATTTATTGGATTCAAAGGCATGGTGAAACAAAAGTAA
- a CDS encoding ATP-binding protein: MKKIQTLVRDRFLHVLALLFIVFGFMFYVNHQPRHVMPVARKGVMDASTWNFSKKGVLLLQGQWAYYPSHLLNPSEIGSRKVQSSFVQIPAQNSNGQVLRGNNSWGYETYHLTIHVNSKDTQMGLLIRNIESSRKIYVNGSLVLQSGIPAVSPALYTPGDKPQVVYFHPHHREINIVIQTANFDFYRTGIVSPIVLGTSQQIQRLTFFNNGMDFAASSIIGLFGVYYLSLFLILWKQRYKRYYDLLLMGAFFLIFSVEVPFEGAQIIFKVFPLMPYETYWKLKIVLPVLVVLLILQYILYVLHPSKYRHVFTAFEMVFLGYGFATMALPMRMIAKGVFIHSLMGFGSLINAVIFITLLVAYVRERYGRFEKNEIQLYMLASLSLVVIVVNNALYVDAVLNNNLITNLTRLFLVGLISGLLVVRYYHAFSRMESLTEKLRESDRLKDSFLVQTAHELKTPLHVIINIIQSLVEKMNAGSRTEGFHTQQLQLVQVTARRMSGTVNDIMDLARIREGRLQVNFSDVDIRSCFALTTDLFSYLIKEQKLKLTHKIYPGAELVRADESRLLQVLFNMVQNSIKHTEEGFILLTAKRQDGHVCISVEDTGTGISEDRQSTLFTPYESSEEGKNTHDSGIGLGLVIARELIRIMGGELYLDWTETNKGSRFVFELPAVGRESYIENVEGAATMTVQKSQTQRLTTAAEVSAASSPDDEEVRGRPTILAVDDEFVNLRVLSSLFEGDDYYVRSVQSGRAALASIERQKPDLILLDVTLPDISGYEVCRLIRQTHSLIELPVLFLTVRNTPEDIEYALSMGGNDFIAKPFEAKEIRARVTTLLTMKELSQAVVRNEIAFLQAQIKPHFLYNALNTISALCESDPLKAEHVTDELSLYLRSRFDFSNLDKLVPLRQELEYIYAYINIETARFGERLQVTYDVASGLDVWIPPLILQPLVENAVKHGLRSRREGCQVKITVTGEASATIMEVVDNGVGMSQVKVDEILRDGKGGGVGLKNVDQRLKKLFGRGLSITSAPGEGTRVVVMLPRRLHR, translated from the coding sequence ATGAAGAAGATTCAGACGCTTGTCAGAGACCGATTTCTGCATGTACTTGCTTTACTTTTCATTGTCTTCGGTTTCATGTTTTACGTAAACCACCAACCAAGACACGTGATGCCCGTTGCACGCAAAGGTGTGATGGACGCGTCCACTTGGAATTTCTCTAAAAAGGGAGTTTTGCTGCTCCAGGGCCAGTGGGCATACTACCCGTCGCACTTACTCAATCCTTCAGAGATTGGTTCCCGCAAAGTGCAGTCTTCATTTGTACAAATTCCTGCGCAAAATTCAAACGGCCAGGTGCTTAGGGGAAACAATTCATGGGGATATGAAACTTATCATTTAACGATACATGTAAATTCAAAAGACACTCAGATGGGACTCCTGATTAGAAACATTGAAAGTTCCAGAAAAATATATGTAAATGGGTCTTTAGTACTACAGTCCGGAATTCCCGCAGTCTCACCGGCTTTATATACTCCAGGTGATAAACCGCAAGTTGTATATTTTCATCCTCATCACAGAGAAATTAACATAGTTATCCAGACGGCGAATTTCGACTTCTACAGAACTGGTATCGTGAGTCCGATTGTTCTTGGTACCAGTCAACAGATTCAGAGACTGACTTTCTTTAATAATGGAATGGATTTCGCAGCATCGTCCATCATTGGGTTGTTTGGGGTCTATTACCTTTCCCTATTCCTTATTCTGTGGAAACAGAGGTATAAAAGATACTACGATTTACTTCTTATGGGAGCCTTTTTTCTCATTTTTTCGGTAGAAGTACCGTTCGAAGGGGCCCAAATTATTTTTAAAGTTTTCCCGCTTATGCCCTATGAGACCTATTGGAAATTAAAAATTGTTCTACCTGTTCTGGTGGTGTTACTCATACTTCAATATATCTTGTATGTTTTGCACCCTTCCAAATATCGACATGTATTTACTGCCTTTGAAATGGTCTTTTTGGGGTATGGGTTCGCAACAATGGCCCTACCTATGCGGATGATTGCCAAGGGCGTCTTTATTCATTCTCTTATGGGATTCGGTTCTCTAATAAACGCCGTGATTTTCATAACTTTACTTGTGGCCTATGTCAGAGAACGTTACGGACGCTTTGAGAAGAATGAAATACAACTGTATATGCTTGCTTCACTGAGTCTGGTTGTCATTGTTGTAAACAACGCTCTGTATGTAGATGCAGTTTTGAATAACAATTTGATTACGAATCTTACTCGACTCTTTTTAGTCGGACTCATCTCCGGTTTGCTGGTTGTGCGCTATTACCATGCCTTTTCTCGGATGGAATCCCTTACTGAGAAATTGAGAGAGTCAGACCGTTTGAAAGACAGCTTTCTTGTACAAACCGCGCATGAACTAAAAACACCGCTTCATGTCATTATCAACATTATTCAATCGTTGGTTGAAAAGATGAATGCAGGCTCCAGAACAGAAGGATTTCACACACAGCAACTTCAACTTGTACAGGTTACAGCCAGACGGATGTCCGGGACTGTTAATGACATCATGGACTTGGCAAGAATTCGGGAGGGTCGACTTCAGGTCAACTTTAGCGATGTCGATATCCGATCTTGCTTTGCTTTGACGACAGACTTGTTTTCCTATTTGATTAAGGAGCAAAAATTAAAATTGACACACAAAATCTATCCGGGTGCGGAGCTCGTCAGGGCAGACGAAAGCCGCCTGCTCCAGGTACTGTTTAACATGGTACAGAACAGTATTAAACACACGGAGGAAGGCTTCATTCTATTAACGGCCAAGAGGCAAGACGGGCATGTCTGCATTTCAGTCGAAGATACAGGGACGGGAATTTCGGAGGACAGACAGAGTACATTATTCACTCCTTATGAGTCGTCGGAAGAGGGCAAGAACACGCATGACTCAGGCATTGGTTTAGGACTGGTGATTGCCCGCGAACTAATCCGGATTATGGGCGGAGAGTTATACCTGGATTGGACAGAAACAAACAAGGGCAGTCGATTTGTCTTTGAACTTCCGGCCGTAGGAAGAGAAAGCTATATTGAAAACGTGGAAGGCGCGGCGACTATGACAGTACAGAAATCGCAGACTCAACGGCTAACGACTGCTGCTGAGGTATCTGCGGCAAGTTCTCCAGATGATGAAGAGGTGCGAGGACGGCCAACGATTTTAGCTGTAGACGATGAATTTGTGAATCTGCGGGTGTTGTCCAGCCTATTCGAGGGGGACGACTATTACGTTAGGAGTGTTCAGTCCGGAAGGGCAGCGTTGGCCAGCATTGAACGTCAGAAGCCAGATCTCATTCTGCTGGATGTTACTTTACCAGATATATCCGGCTATGAGGTGTGTCGTTTGATTCGGCAAACACACTCCTTAATTGAGCTCCCCGTGCTCTTCTTGACAGTGCGCAACACACCAGAGGATATTGAATACGCACTTTCGATGGGAGGCAACGATTTTATCGCAAAGCCATTTGAGGCAAAAGAAATTCGGGCACGGGTGACGACTTTGTTAACAATGAAGGAATTGTCACAGGCTGTTGTCAGAAATGAAATTGCCTTTTTGCAGGCTCAAATCAAACCTCACTTTCTGTACAACGCTCTGAACACCATATCTGCACTGTGTGAAAGTGATCCCCTTAAAGCAGAGCACGTGACCGACGAGCTATCCCTGTACCTGCGAAGCCGCTTTGATTTCAGTAATTTGGACAAGCTGGTACCGCTGCGGCAAGAGCTGGAGTACATTTATGCTTATATCAATATAGAAACGGCACGCTTTGGTGAACGTCTCCAAGTCACCTATGATGTGGCAAGCGGCTTGGACGTATGGATTCCTCCGTTGATTCTGCAGCCGCTGGTAGAAAATGCGGTCAAGCACGGATTACGGTCCCGGCGGGAGGGTTGCCAAGTGAAAATCACCGTTACTGGCGAGGCGTCGGCTACCATTATGGAAGTGGTGGATAATGGGGTAGGCATGAGTCAAGTCAAGGTTGATGAAATCTTGCGAGACGGCAAGGGTGGGGGCGTCGGATTGAAAAATGTAGACCAACGCCTAAAAAAACTATTTGGCAGGGGACTGTCCATAACAAGTGCTCCGGGAGAGGGCACCAGGGTTGTCGTCATGTTACCGCGGAGGTTGCACAGATGA
- a CDS encoding RidA family protein, which produces MAKREVLHVKGSEHQNPIPTAVKTGNMVYTSALIGSNPETGEMPETVQEEVANLFHYIREIMHLAGGSTDDIAHLTVLVNDREYKKVVNVEWLKMFPDENDRPARHTTVTDLREGLRVQIELTAVL; this is translated from the coding sequence TTGGCTAAGCGGGAAGTGTTGCACGTGAAAGGTTCCGAACATCAAAATCCGATTCCAACTGCAGTCAAAACAGGCAACATGGTTTATACATCAGCTCTCATTGGTTCCAATCCAGAAACAGGTGAGATGCCGGAAACCGTGCAGGAAGAGGTGGCCAATCTCTTTCACTATATTCGAGAGATCATGCATCTTGCTGGAGGAAGCACTGATGATATCGCTCATCTAACGGTTTTGGTAAATGATAGAGAGTACAAAAAAGTAGTGAATGTTGAGTGGTTGAAGATGTTTCCGGATGAGAACGACAGACCTGCGAGGCACACGACCGTTACAGATCTGCGGGAGGGTTTACGTGTACAAATTGAACTGACAGCCGTGTTATAG
- a CDS encoding TAXI family TRAP transporter solute-binding subunit — translation MKIKYFAVPMATIALGVSLAGCGQSNNTTTNGGGHSNGTGSGTATYKVNIGTATTTGVFYPFGAELAKIWSQKLSHVHAASQVTNGSVENLNLLEQGKINVAFTTIGVLHEAYTGTGAFKGKPYKDVRVLAGLYPSVAQMIVRKGLNIKSVSDLKGKSFVPGAPGSSTKVLAQSILKAYGLKLTDVKPQFVGFTSAVNLMKNHQADGAFITAGIPTSAVTQMLTTANGQLLSLGSGQISSLQKNYPWLYPYTIKAGAYDKQTSPVHTVAQNIMLVVPASMPKQEAYELTKALWQNIGPIGQTVSAAKNSKLANATKGLAGVPLAAGAKEYYQQKGM, via the coding sequence ATGAAAATCAAGTATTTTGCAGTGCCAATGGCAACTATTGCTTTGGGAGTTTCTCTGGCGGGGTGTGGTCAAAGCAACAACACAACTACCAATGGCGGCGGTCACAGCAATGGTACAGGGAGTGGGACGGCCACATACAAAGTGAATATCGGTACGGCTACAACCACCGGTGTATTCTATCCTTTTGGTGCAGAACTGGCGAAAATCTGGAGTCAAAAGCTGTCCCATGTTCACGCGGCTTCTCAGGTAACGAATGGCAGTGTTGAAAACTTGAATTTACTGGAACAAGGAAAGATTAATGTTGCCTTTACGACGATTGGCGTCCTTCACGAGGCCTATACTGGAACTGGTGCTTTCAAAGGCAAGCCTTACAAGGATGTACGGGTTCTTGCAGGCCTATATCCGTCGGTCGCACAAATGATTGTTCGAAAGGGGCTGAATATCAAGTCTGTCAGTGACTTAAAAGGAAAGAGTTTCGTCCCCGGCGCACCTGGCAGCTCAACCAAGGTGCTTGCACAATCCATTCTCAAGGCCTACGGCTTGAAACTGACAGATGTAAAACCGCAATTTGTTGGGTTCACATCCGCTGTGAATTTAATGAAGAACCACCAGGCGGACGGTGCGTTTATTACCGCTGGTATTCCAACATCGGCTGTGACGCAAATGCTCACGACTGCCAACGGTCAACTGTTGAGCCTTGGCTCGGGTCAGATTTCCAGTCTGCAGAAGAATTATCCCTGGCTCTATCCCTATACGATCAAAGCTGGGGCCTACGACAAACAGACTTCCCCGGTCCATACAGTAGCACAGAACATTATGCTGGTAGTTCCTGCCAGTATGCCGAAACAAGAAGCCTATGAACTGACCAAGGCTCTGTGGCAAAACATCGGACCTATTGGGCAGACAGTGTCAGCAGCCAAAAACAGCAAACTAGCCAATGCTACGAAAGGATTGGCAGGTGTACCACTAGCCGCAGGTGCCAAGGAGTACTATCAACAAAAGGGTATGTGA